A genomic window from Terriglobia bacterium includes:
- a CDS encoding YceH family protein, which produces MDIVLSEVEARVLGALIEKDSTTPDYYPLSINALVNACNQKNNRDPVMSLNENAVRDALYTLQQKHLAGPAGGADSRVTKYEHRIQEVFNFTRAETAVMDVLLLRGPQTPGELRGRTERMFRFEELSDVQATLQKLMQRTPSLVKMLPRQPGTKEARYAHLLSGDVEGWEAPPETAGASARSAGDDERVERLENEVAELRREMSDLKQQMEGFKKQFE; this is translated from the coding sequence ATGGACATCGTACTGAGTGAAGTTGAGGCCCGCGTGCTGGGCGCTCTGATTGAAAAAGACAGCACCACGCCGGATTACTATCCGCTGTCAATCAACGCGCTGGTGAACGCCTGCAACCAGAAGAACAACCGCGATCCGGTGATGAGCCTGAACGAAAACGCCGTCCGCGACGCGCTGTACACCTTGCAGCAAAAACATCTGGCCGGGCCGGCGGGCGGAGCGGACAGCCGCGTCACCAAGTACGAACATCGCATCCAGGAAGTCTTCAACTTCACCCGCGCGGAAACCGCCGTGATGGACGTGCTGCTGCTGCGCGGTCCGCAGACGCCAGGCGAGCTGCGCGGACGCACCGAGCGCATGTTTCGCTTTGAAGAACTTTCAGACGTCCAGGCGACGCTGCAGAAGCTGATGCAGCGCACGCCTTCGCTGGTGAAGATGCTGCCGCGGCAGCCAGGGACCAAAGAAGCCCGCTACGCGCATTTGCTCTCAGGCGACGTGGAAGGCTGGGAAGCGCCGCCGGAGACGGCCGGAGCCAGCGCCCGCTCGGCCGGCGACGACGAACGGGTTGAGCGCCTGGAAAATGAAGTTGCAGAACTTCGCCGCGAAATGAGCGATCTGAAGCAACAGATGGAAGGCTTTAAGAAGCAGTTTGAGTAA
- the rplM gene encoding 50S ribosomal protein L13 — protein MVTRFPSGQNIARKWFVVDGSGHTLGRLASRVARILAGKENPQYTPFIDTGDHVIVINAEKVRVTGMKADQKVYRHYTGFPGGLREEDFRHRFNRAPERIVQEAILGMLPKNKLGKAMGKKLKVYKGDKHDHQAQKPESLVLATR, from the coding sequence ATGGTTACCCGTTTTCCAAGCGGGCAGAACATTGCGCGCAAGTGGTTCGTTGTGGACGGCTCAGGGCACACGCTGGGACGCCTGGCTTCCCGTGTGGCCAGGATTCTGGCAGGGAAAGAAAATCCCCAGTACACGCCCTTTATAGACACGGGCGACCACGTAATCGTTATCAACGCGGAAAAAGTCCGCGTCACCGGCATGAAGGCCGACCAGAAAGTTTACCGGCATTACACCGGTTTTCCCGGCGGCCTGCGCGAAGAGGATTTTCGCCACCGGTTTAACCGCGCGCCGGAGCGCATTGTCCAGGAAGCAATCCTGGGCATGCTGCCCAAGAACAAGCTAGGCAAGGCCATGGGCAAAAAGCTGAAAGTTTACAAGGGCGACAAGCACGACCACCAGGCACAGAAGCCTGAGTCGCTGGTACTGGCCACCCGGTAG
- the rpsB gene encoding 30S ribosomal protein S2, with translation MATITMKELLEAGVHFGHQTKRWNPKMKEYIFGERNGIYIIDLQKTLKMFKDASKFVQDSAAEGRTVLFVGTKRQAQDAIAEEAQRCGMFYVNNRWLGGLLTNWVTVQKSVKRLKELDEMATDGRYELLPKKEVIKLERERKHLQANLAGIKSMNRLPDIVFVIDSNKEAIAVKEARKLGIPVVAVVDTNCDPTEVDWVIPGNDDALRAIRLFASKVADSIAEGAQAATDKETADIAGAMAAQQASEAVRTPTSADLMEEEELNMEQVLGGKGRIEAEPAADVPADAAADVTAEEPKSV, from the coding sequence TTGGCTACTATCACCATGAAGGAGTTGCTCGAAGCGGGCGTCCACTTCGGGCACCAGACCAAGCGCTGGAACCCCAAGATGAAGGAATACATCTTCGGGGAGCGCAATGGTATCTACATCATTGACTTGCAGAAGACGCTCAAGATGTTCAAGGACGCAAGCAAGTTTGTACAGGACTCCGCTGCCGAAGGCCGGACTGTCCTGTTTGTCGGCACCAAACGCCAGGCGCAGGACGCCATTGCGGAAGAAGCACAGCGCTGCGGCATGTTCTACGTGAACAACCGCTGGCTGGGCGGGTTGCTGACCAATTGGGTCACCGTGCAGAAGTCGGTGAAGCGGCTCAAGGAACTCGACGAAATGGCCACCGACGGCCGTTACGAGCTGCTGCCCAAAAAAGAAGTCATCAAGCTGGAGCGCGAACGCAAACACCTGCAGGCCAACCTGGCCGGCATCAAGAGCATGAACCGGCTGCCGGACATCGTGTTTGTGATTGACTCCAACAAGGAAGCCATTGCGGTGAAGGAAGCCCGCAAGCTCGGCATCCCGGTGGTCGCCGTGGTGGACACCAATTGCGATCCCACGGAAGTGGACTGGGTCATCCCCGGCAATGACGACGCGCTGCGCGCCATCCGGCTGTTTGCCTCCAAGGTGGCTGACTCTATCGCGGAAGGCGCCCAGGCCGCCACGGACAAAGAGACGGCAGATATCGCCGGCGCCATGGCCGCTCAACAGGCATCGGAAGCTGTGCGCACTCCAACTTCGGCTGATCTGATGGAGGAAGAGGAGCTGAACATGGAGCAGGTGCTGGGTGGAAAAGGCCGCATTGAGGCCGAGCCCGCCGCGGATGTTCCGGCTGATGCCGCCGCGGACGTGACCGCTGAAGAGCCGAAATCTGTCTAG
- the rpsI gene encoding 30S ribosomal protein S9, with protein sequence MADQVQYYGTGRRKSSVARVFLRPGSGKFTVNDRDLDKYFLTEAQRVELRQPLVTSETTSTFDITANVSGGGINGQAGALRMGIARALLEFNLELRKKLKAEGFLRRDARGKERKKYGQKGARKRFQFSKR encoded by the coding sequence ATGGCTGATCAAGTTCAGTATTACGGCACCGGACGCCGCAAGTCGAGCGTAGCTCGCGTTTTTCTGCGTCCTGGAAGCGGCAAATTTACGGTCAACGATCGCGACCTGGACAAATACTTTCTGACGGAAGCGCAGCGGGTTGAGCTTCGCCAGCCTCTGGTCACCAGTGAGACCACGTCAACGTTTGATATCACCGCTAACGTGTCCGGCGGCGGCATCAACGGCCAGGCCGGCGCTCTCAGAATGGGTATTGCTCGCGCCCTGCTGGAGTTCAACTTGGAACTGCGCAAAAAGCTCAAAGCGGAAGGCTTCCTCCGTCGTGACGCACGCGGCAAAGAGCGCAAGAAGTACGGACAAAAAGGCGCTCGCAAACGCTTCCAATTTTCGAAGCGCTAA
- a CDS encoding energy transducer TonB — MATVSASGQDLEKTLNAQYKDKILALRHPRQVNKQEYDASGAVVGDNSEGPWTLYGRIRVKQIQVKADQMEIEGKRVPYSPDNETHQLAPSKDGEKARLTIRLDKPPASANEATEILGRVFALSNEELVKSAPEYWRHYLEVKLGLAPDDRRVTDPQAKNARRAPDKPMEKLGNDGEGVFTVGEGTLPPKVTYQPEPEFSEEARKAQFQGTVGVDMVVDGMGVVRRIQIVRPAGMGLDEKAVQGISAWRFQPATRQGQPVAVVLYVEVQFALYKGR; from the coding sequence ATGGCGACAGTTTCGGCGTCTGGCCAGGACCTGGAAAAAACTCTGAACGCACAGTACAAGGACAAAATCCTGGCGCTGCGCCATCCCCGGCAGGTCAACAAGCAGGAATACGATGCAAGCGGCGCTGTGGTCGGCGACAACTCTGAAGGGCCGTGGACGCTCTACGGGCGCATCCGGGTGAAGCAGATTCAAGTCAAGGCAGACCAGATGGAGATCGAAGGGAAACGCGTCCCATATTCCCCCGACAATGAAACCCATCAACTGGCGCCCTCCAAAGATGGAGAGAAAGCGCGCTTGACGATACGGCTCGACAAACCGCCAGCCTCTGCGAACGAAGCGACGGAAATCCTGGGTCGCGTGTTTGCCCTTTCCAATGAGGAACTAGTAAAGTCCGCACCGGAATATTGGCGGCATTATCTCGAAGTCAAGCTTGGCTTGGCGCCGGATGATCGCAGAGTCACTGATCCGCAGGCAAAAAATGCCCGGCGCGCCCCGGACAAGCCCATGGAGAAGCTCGGCAACGATGGAGAAGGTGTTTTCACAGTAGGCGAAGGCACCCTGCCTCCGAAAGTCACGTACCAACCCGAACCGGAGTTTTCAGAGGAGGCCCGCAAGGCCCAATTCCAGGGCACCGTTGGAGTGGACATGGTGGTGGATGGCATGGGCGTGGTCCGCCGGATCCAGATAGTCCGGCCTGCTGGAATGGGGCTGGATGAAAAGGCTGTCCAGGGGATAAGCGCCTGGCGCTTTCAGCCCGCGACGCGCCAAGGCCAGCCCGTGGCGGTGGTGCTTTACGTGGAAGTGCAATTCGCTCTATACAAGGGCCGTTAG
- the tsf gene encoding translation elongation factor Ts: protein MTTTAAPGGNDPKKTNITADQVRKLRERTGAPMMDCKKALEATSGNEEAAVDHLRKLGVHTAAKKAARVTSEGSVASYIHAGGKIGVLVEINCESDFVARTDDFKDLIKDVAMHIAAADPKFVRKEDVTPEAYEREKEIYRAQAAGTGKPPAVVEKIVEGKMAKFYEEVCLLDQPFVKEPGISIHQLIASKIGKLGENISVRRFARFKVGDVGETVAISKPQQDAKPE, encoded by the coding sequence ATGACTACTACGGCTGCCCCGGGCGGGAACGACCCCAAGAAAACCAACATTACCGCGGACCAGGTGCGCAAACTGCGCGAGCGCACTGGAGCGCCCATGATGGATTGCAAGAAGGCCCTGGAAGCCACCAGCGGCAACGAAGAAGCCGCCGTGGACCACCTCCGGAAGCTGGGTGTCCACACCGCCGCCAAGAAAGCGGCGCGCGTGACCAGTGAAGGCTCGGTGGCCAGCTACATCCACGCCGGCGGCAAGATCGGCGTGCTGGTGGAGATCAACTGCGAGAGCGACTTTGTCGCCCGCACCGATGACTTCAAAGACCTGATCAAGGACGTCGCCATGCACATTGCGGCCGCTGATCCCAAGTTCGTCCGCAAGGAAGACGTGACGCCCGAGGCCTACGAGCGCGAAAAAGAAATCTATCGCGCCCAGGCCGCTGGCACCGGCAAGCCGCCGGCGGTGGTGGAGAAAATCGTGGAAGGCAAGATGGCCAAGTTCTACGAAGAAGTTTGCCTGCTTGACCAGCCTTTCGTGAAAGAACCGGGCATCAGCATTCACCAGTTGATCGCCAGCAAGATCGGCAAGCTGGGCGAGAATATTTCCGTCCGGCGCTTCGCCCGCTTCAAAGTCGGCGACGTGGGCGAGACCGTGGCCATCAGCAAGCCGCAGCAGGACGCGAAACCCGAGTAA